One Streptomyces sp. SAI-135 DNA segment encodes these proteins:
- a CDS encoding gas vesicle protein, with the protein MTVIERREVALVDLLDRLLAGGVVITGDITLRIADVDLVRIDLNALISSVNAQVPSPFEELL; encoded by the coding sequence GTGACCGTCATCGAACGCCGTGAGGTGGCCCTCGTCGACCTGCTCGACCGGCTGCTGGCCGGCGGCGTCGTCATCACGGGGGACATCACCCTGCGCATCGCGGACGTCGACCTGGTGCGCATCGATCTGAACGCGCTGATCAGTTCGGTCAACGCGCAAGTTCCCTCACCGTTCGAGGAGTTGCTGTGA
- a CDS encoding GvpL/GvpF family gas vesicle protein, translated as MTGLRYVYAVCRPFGTPLQAQLAGVAGDPPRLLHHHGLVAVVSHVPERDFAEEPLRRHLEDLEWLTGTVRAHQSVIDALTVVTTPLPLRLGTVFRDDSGVRVMIEEREESFRRTLDRLQDRVEWGVKVYAETPTPERAESAGTAAKPASGRDYLLQRRRRVRSREEMWQQAEAFATRLHETLSGYAEDARLHAPQNPALSGASGQNVLNAAYLVPRADSEEFVEMVDRTKDDVPGMRVELTGPWAAYSFAGEEQQP; from the coding sequence ATGACCGGACTGCGGTACGTGTACGCCGTCTGCCGCCCCTTCGGCACCCCGTTGCAGGCCCAGCTGGCCGGGGTGGCCGGTGACCCGCCCAGACTGCTGCACCACCATGGCCTGGTCGCCGTGGTCAGCCACGTACCGGAGCGGGACTTCGCCGAAGAACCGCTCCGCAGGCATCTGGAGGACCTGGAGTGGCTGACCGGGACCGTGCGCGCTCACCAGAGCGTGATCGACGCGCTCACCGTCGTCACCACCCCGCTGCCGCTGCGGCTCGGCACCGTCTTCCGTGACGACAGCGGGGTCCGGGTGATGATCGAGGAACGCGAGGAGAGCTTCCGGCGCACCCTCGACCGGCTCCAGGACCGGGTGGAGTGGGGCGTCAAGGTGTACGCCGAGACGCCCACCCCGGAGCGCGCGGAGTCCGCCGGGACGGCCGCCAAGCCGGCCTCGGGCCGGGACTACCTGCTACAGCGGCGCCGGCGGGTGCGTTCGCGCGAGGAGATGTGGCAGCAGGCGGAAGCCTTCGCGACCCGGCTGCACGAAACGCTTTCCGGATATGCCGAGGACGCACGGCTGCACGCCCCGCAGAATCCCGCGCTTTCCGGGGCCTCGGGGCAGAACGTGCTGAATGCCGCCTATCTCGTGCCGCGCGCCGATTCCGAGGAATTCGTGGAAATGGTGGACCGTACGAAGGACGACGTCCCGGGCATGCGGGTGGAACTCACGGGGCCGTGGGCGGCCTATTCCTTCGCGGGGGAGGAACAGCAGCCGTGA
- a CDS encoding gas vesicle protein K has translation MTARRNRLDLEPDTVERDLVKLVLTVVELLRQLMERQALRRFDEGDLSEEQEERIGLTLMLLDERMTELRERYGLRPEDLNLDLGPLGPLLPRE, from the coding sequence GTGACGGCCCGACGCAACCGGCTGGACCTGGAGCCCGACACGGTCGAGCGGGACCTGGTCAAGCTCGTCCTGACCGTCGTGGAGCTGCTGCGGCAGCTCATGGAGCGCCAGGCGCTGCGCCGGTTCGACGAGGGCGACCTGAGCGAGGAGCAGGAGGAGCGGATCGGTCTGACGCTCATGCTCCTCGACGAGCGCATGACCGAACTGCGCGAGCGGTACGGACTGCGGCCCGAGGACCTGAACCTGGACCTCGGGCCGCTCGGACCGTTGCTGCCCCGGGAATGA
- a CDS encoding bifunctional phosphatase PAP2/diacylglycerol kinase family protein, whose translation MSPDVDPTVLRTGARPLRDRLLALDSRLFAFAAARRRPASEPVLPRLGRSADHGVLWFATAAAMAASRTPRSRRAAARGLASLALASLTVNTLGKRSVRRTRPVPDPVRVVRQLRRRPITTSFPSGHAASAAAFATGVALESPGWGAAVAPVAWSVALSRVRTGVHVPSDVLAGAALGAGAAFAVRGLVPTRAQIVPPARPRAQVPALPDGEGLVMVANTASGTAERVRALHDGLPLAEIVECEPSDVRAELEKAAARATVLGVCGGDGTVNAAAETALRHGVPLAVLPGGTLNHFAYDLGVEGARDLTRAVQQGEAVRVDTGRFTSDGHEGVFVNGCSLGVYPELVRERERWSGRIGGWPAGVLGALRVLRADRHPLEAEFGGRSRPLWLLFVGNGTYHRMGLTPGRRTDLADGLFDVRVVHGGRRPALRLLAAAVAGPLTRSPAHAAVQVGRLRLTGVAPGTPFAYDGEVTEVGGDVTVEKLPEALTVYRPLPGG comes from the coding sequence ATGAGCCCAGACGTTGATCCCACCGTCCTCCGCACCGGTGCGCGCCCGCTGCGCGACCGCCTGCTCGCCCTGGACTCCCGCCTCTTCGCGTTCGCGGCGGCCCGGCGCCGGCCCGCCTCCGAGCCGGTCCTCCCCCGGCTCGGCAGAAGCGCCGACCACGGCGTCCTCTGGTTCGCCACCGCCGCCGCCATGGCCGCGAGCCGTACCCCCAGGTCCCGTCGCGCCGCCGCCCGGGGGCTCGCCTCCCTGGCCCTCGCCTCCCTGACCGTCAACACCCTCGGCAAGCGCTCGGTGCGCCGCACCCGCCCCGTCCCGGACCCGGTCCGCGTGGTCCGGCAGCTGAGGCGCCGGCCGATCACGACCTCGTTCCCGTCCGGCCACGCGGCCTCGGCCGCCGCCTTCGCGACGGGCGTGGCGCTGGAGTCCCCGGGCTGGGGCGCGGCCGTCGCCCCGGTCGCCTGGTCGGTGGCGCTCTCCCGGGTCCGCACGGGCGTGCACGTCCCGAGCGACGTGCTGGCGGGAGCCGCTCTGGGCGCGGGCGCCGCCTTCGCCGTACGGGGCCTGGTGCCGACGCGCGCCCAGATCGTGCCGCCGGCCCGGCCCCGCGCGCAGGTGCCCGCGCTGCCGGACGGCGAGGGCCTGGTGATGGTGGCGAACACTGCCTCGGGCACCGCCGAACGGGTGCGCGCCCTGCACGACGGGCTGCCGCTGGCCGAGATCGTCGAGTGCGAACCGTCCGATGTGCGGGCCGAGTTGGAGAAGGCGGCGGCCCGCGCCACGGTGCTCGGGGTGTGCGGCGGCGACGGCACGGTCAACGCCGCCGCCGAGACCGCCCTGCGGCACGGCGTGCCCCTCGCGGTGCTGCCGGGCGGCACCCTCAACCACTTCGCCTACGACCTCGGCGTGGAGGGGGCGCGCGATCTGACCCGGGCCGTCCAGCAGGGTGAGGCCGTCCGTGTGGACACGGGCCGGTTCACCAGCGACGGCCACGAGGGTGTCTTCGTCAACGGGTGCAGCCTGGGCGTGTACCCGGAGCTGGTCCGGGAGCGGGAGCGCTGGTCGGGCCGGATCGGCGGCTGGCCGGCCGGAGTGCTCGGGGCGCTGCGGGTGCTGCGGGCCGACCGGCATCCGCTGGAGGCCGAGTTCGGGGGCCGGTCCCGGCCGCTGTGGCTGCTGTTCGTCGGCAACGGCACCTACCACCGGATGGGGCTCACCCCCGGCCGCCGCACCGACCTCGCCGACGGCCTGTTCGACGTACGGGTGGTGCACGGCGGGCGCCGGCCCGCGCTGCGCCTGCTCGCCGCCGCCGTCGCGGGCCCGCTGACCCGCTCCCCCGCCCATGCGGCGGTCCAGGTGGGACGGCTGCGTCTGACGGGCGTCGCCCCGGGCACGCCCTTCGCCTACGACGGTGAGGTGACCGAGGTGGGGGGCGACGTGACCGTGGAGAAGCTGCCCGAGGCGCTCACCGTGTATCGCCCCCTGCCCGGCGGCTGA
- a CDS encoding SRPBCC family protein: MTETLGSATDKAKSNPLTDVAHSEAADRLKAELQEYVAAQAQRMLVGVGRKLGETTGKLNDIAEGNSPGFAKLALDGGRKLAEGKGPLRSALEVGAGRAKDSVVGAFKNLGGGKGKRKGGAGQKPTVIIEYIDVGVDLRTAYDQWTQYQDFSTFAKGVKSANRADDTHTDWQAKIFWSNRGWKATTTEQVPDERIQWTSEGAKGTTKGVVSFHKLADKLTRVLLVIEYYPQGLFEKTGNIWRAQGRRARLDLKHFARFITLKGEAEDGWRGEIRDGEVVKSHEDAVAEEEEAEGAEGAEDAEEEDEEEGPYAEDETEDETEDEAEEEPEEGEPEDAEDEYDEYDEEEEPEDQAPEDQAPEDEEDVPEEEEEDYEYAEGGSRR; the protein is encoded by the coding sequence ATGACCGAGACGCTCGGATCCGCCACCGACAAGGCGAAGAGCAACCCGCTCACCGACGTGGCCCACAGCGAGGCCGCCGACCGGCTCAAGGCCGAGCTGCAGGAGTACGTCGCCGCACAGGCCCAGCGCATGCTCGTCGGCGTCGGCCGCAAGCTGGGCGAGACCACCGGCAAGCTGAACGACATCGCCGAGGGCAACAGCCCCGGCTTCGCCAAGCTCGCGCTCGACGGCGGCCGCAAGCTCGCCGAGGGCAAGGGACCGCTGCGCAGCGCGCTGGAGGTCGGAGCGGGCCGGGCCAAGGACAGCGTGGTCGGCGCCTTCAAGAACCTCGGCGGCGGCAAGGGCAAGCGCAAGGGCGGGGCCGGCCAGAAGCCCACGGTCATCATCGAGTACATCGACGTCGGCGTGGATCTGCGCACGGCCTACGACCAGTGGACGCAGTACCAGGACTTCTCCACCTTCGCGAAGGGCGTCAAGAGCGCGAACCGCGCCGACGACACCCACACCGACTGGCAGGCGAAGATCTTCTGGTCCAACCGCGGCTGGAAGGCGACCACCACCGAGCAGGTCCCGGACGAACGGATCCAGTGGACGTCGGAGGGCGCCAAGGGAACGACCAAGGGCGTCGTCTCCTTCCACAAGCTCGCCGACAAGCTCACCCGTGTCCTGCTGGTGATCGAGTACTACCCCCAGGGTCTGTTCGAGAAGACCGGCAACATCTGGCGCGCCCAGGGCCGCCGGGCCCGGCTGGACCTCAAGCACTTCGCCCGCTTCATCACCCTCAAGGGAGAGGCCGAGGACGGCTGGCGCGGCGAGATCCGCGACGGTGAGGTCGTCAAGAGCCACGAGGACGCGGTGGCGGAGGAGGAAGAGGCCGAGGGCGCCGAAGGGGCCGAGGACGCCGAGGAAGAGGACGAAGAGGAAGGCCCGTACGCCGAGGACGAGACCGAGGACGAGACCGAGGACGAGGCCGAGGAGGAGCCCGAGGAGGGTGAGCCCGAGGACGCCGAGGACGAGTACGACGAGTACGACGAGGAGGAGGAGCCCGAGGACCAGGCTCCTGAGGACCAGGCTCCTGAGGACGAGGAGGACGTGCCCGAGGAAGAGGAAGAGGACTACGAGTACGCCGAGGGCGGGAGCCGACGATGA
- a CDS encoding gas vesicle protein yields the protein MSMPSRLPDPYGQGSGANLADILERVLDKGIVIAGDIRINLLDIELLTIKLRLIVASVDKAKEMGIDWWEDDPALSSRARRDELARENNELRERLARLEELEPRRRAEEETS from the coding sequence ATGAGCATGCCCAGCCGGCTCCCGGATCCCTACGGTCAGGGGAGCGGAGCCAACCTGGCCGACATCCTGGAGCGTGTGCTGGACAAGGGCATCGTCATCGCGGGAGACATCCGCATCAACCTGCTCGACATCGAGCTGCTCACCATCAAACTGCGGCTCATCGTCGCCTCGGTCGACAAGGCCAAGGAGATGGGGATCGACTGGTGGGAGGACGACCCCGCGTTGTCCTCCCGTGCCCGCCGCGACGAACTCGCCCGGGAGAACAACGAGTTGCGTGAACGGCTCGCGCGCCTGGAGGAGCTGGAGCCCCGCCGCCGCGCCGAGGAGGAGACTTCATGA
- a CDS encoding DUF6158 family protein — MNEHDERDTTMTGVDPSRLDDHQLMKELETIHRTRHETLLHGSNDALSAHNERMARLEGEYLRRNPRRTVAAGRTREGARERGSGESATPALD; from the coding sequence ATGAACGAACACGACGAGCGGGACACCACGATGACCGGAGTCGACCCCAGCCGGTTGGACGACCACCAGCTCATGAAAGAGCTGGAGACGATCCATCGCACCCGGCACGAAACGCTGCTCCACGGCTCGAACGACGCGCTCAGCGCCCACAACGAGCGCATGGCCCGGCTCGAGGGCGAGTACCTGCGCCGCAACCCGCGCCGGACGGTGGCCGCGGGCCGCACCCGTGAGGGCGCGCGGGAGCGCGGGTCGGGGGAGTCGGCCACCCCGGCGCTGGACTGA
- a CDS encoding methyltransferase domain-containing protein produces the protein MPTTQDTPPEKPRETAVYTHGHHESVLRSHTWRTAANSAAYLLGSLKPHMRILDIGCGPGTITADLAALVPGGRVTGVDHAAGILDQARATAAARGLTNVDFAVADVHALDFPDDAFCVVHAHQVLQHVGDPVQALREMKRVTRPGGLIAVRDSDYAAMTWYPATAGLDDWLDLYRRVARANGGEPDAGRRLKSWALRAGLTDITASSGTWTYSTAEEREWWSGLWADRTLASAYAERATEGGHATPERLRAVADGWREWGAQDDGWFCVLHGEILCRKGA, from the coding sequence ATGCCGACAACACAGGACACGCCACCGGAGAAACCGCGGGAGACCGCCGTCTACACGCACGGCCACCACGAGTCGGTACTGCGCTCGCACACCTGGCGCACCGCCGCCAACTCGGCGGCCTACCTGCTCGGTTCGCTCAAGCCCCACATGAGGATCCTGGACATCGGCTGCGGGCCCGGCACGATCACCGCCGACCTCGCCGCCCTGGTCCCGGGCGGCCGGGTCACCGGCGTCGACCACGCCGCGGGCATCCTGGACCAGGCCCGCGCCACGGCCGCCGCCCGCGGGCTGACGAACGTCGACTTCGCGGTCGCCGACGTGCACGCGCTGGACTTCCCGGACGACGCCTTCTGCGTCGTCCACGCCCATCAGGTGCTCCAGCACGTCGGGGACCCGGTGCAGGCGCTGCGGGAGATGAAGCGGGTCACCAGGCCGGGCGGACTCATCGCGGTGCGCGACTCGGACTACGCGGCCATGACCTGGTACCCGGCCACTGCCGGCCTGGACGACTGGCTGGACCTCTACCGCCGGGTGGCCCGCGCCAACGGCGGTGAGCCCGACGCGGGCCGGCGACTGAAGTCCTGGGCGCTGCGGGCCGGGCTGACGGACATCACCGCGAGCTCCGGCACCTGGACCTACTCCACCGCCGAGGAGCGGGAATGGTGGAGCGGGCTGTGGGCGGACCGCACGCTGGCCTCCGCCTATGCGGAGCGGGCCACCGAGGGCGGCCACGCCACCCCGGAGCGGCTGCGGGCCGTCGCGGACGGCTGGCGGGAATGGGGCGCACAGGACGACGGCTGGTTCTGTGTGCTCCACGGAGAGATCCTGTGCCGGAAAGGCGCCTGA
- a CDS encoding Vms1/Ankzf1 family peptidyl-tRNA hydrolase, translating to MDLAFLHPLYEHPGPWASVYVDTSRHTEDTPHERHLAAVAVSRELSTQGADEKTCVAVREALEELTHSSEPHGRAVFARAGEVVLEPSLTRSPEGSLVRWAPLPHTAPLLELAGEDPVCVVAYVDRKGADFELRGALGRKGAGSVSGRQWPVHRTSSSDWSERHFQLRVENTWEHNAAEIADALAVCQEETGADLLILVGDEREKRSVHERLPKRLHDRVVEAEHGAGSRLLDEDVERARGEHVRGRAERELERFLAARAPGDDGRPGAVEGVPALVEAAREHRIDELLIRPDGPDAHREVWVGEDPDQLAVRRTDLKILGEQNSWSARADDALIRSAVATGAPALSVTPVADEVPVGGLGALLRWA from the coding sequence ATGGATCTCGCTTTCCTTCACCCACTGTACGAACATCCGGGCCCCTGGGCCTCCGTGTACGTCGACACCTCGCGACATACCGAGGACACCCCCCACGAGCGGCACCTCGCGGCGGTCGCGGTCTCCCGCGAGCTGTCCACGCAGGGCGCCGACGAGAAGACCTGCGTGGCCGTGCGGGAGGCGCTGGAGGAACTGACGCACTCGTCCGAACCGCACGGCCGGGCCGTCTTCGCCCGGGCCGGCGAGGTCGTCCTGGAGCCGTCCCTGACCAGGTCGCCCGAGGGCAGCCTGGTGCGCTGGGCACCGCTGCCGCACACCGCGCCGCTGCTGGAGCTGGCCGGCGAGGATCCGGTGTGCGTGGTGGCGTACGTCGACCGCAAGGGCGCCGACTTCGAGCTGCGCGGGGCGCTCGGGCGCAAGGGCGCCGGGTCGGTCTCCGGCCGGCAGTGGCCCGTCCACCGGACGAGCAGTTCGGACTGGTCGGAGCGGCACTTCCAGCTGCGGGTGGAGAACACCTGGGAGCACAACGCGGCCGAGATCGCCGACGCGCTCGCGGTCTGCCAGGAGGAGACCGGCGCCGACCTGCTGATCCTGGTCGGTGACGAGCGGGAGAAGCGCTCGGTGCACGAGCGGCTGCCGAAGCGGCTGCACGACCGGGTGGTGGAGGCGGAGCACGGCGCCGGGAGCCGGCTGCTCGACGAGGACGTGGAGCGGGCCCGCGGCGAGCATGTGCGCGGGCGCGCGGAGCGGGAGCTGGAACGGTTCCTCGCGGCCCGCGCCCCGGGCGACGACGGCCGTCCGGGGGCCGTGGAAGGGGTTCCCGCGCTGGTCGAGGCCGCGCGTGAGCACCGTATCGACGAACTGCTGATCCGCCCGGACGGGCCCGACGCGCACCGTGAGGTGTGGGTCGGCGAGGACCCGGACCAGCTGGCGGTCCGCCGCACGGATCTGAAGATCCTCGGCGAGCAGAACTCCTGGTCGGCCCGCGCGGACGACGCGCTGATCAGGTCGGCGGTGGCGACCGGCGCTCCGGCGCTGTCGGTGACGCCGGTGGCCGACGAGGTCCCGGTGGGCGGCCTGGGCGCCCTGCTGCGCTGGGCCTGA
- a CDS encoding DNA primase — MNRVGLGLAVGAGYVLGRTKKLKLAFAVGSVVAGKKMHLSPRAVADLVSQQLLKNPQFKEIGDTLREDLRGVGKAASGAMVERQIDAIADRLHGRTAQVRDQLSGVAPEVPGLSDDEDDEPERDEESEEEETGTEAEADEEPSDEHDDEAEDDGEQDEAPAAAKKTAEKAPAKKTAAKKQPGRKPPAKKTAQSQGRTAGKKTAAKKTTAKKAAAKKTTAARGAGRSTRSRLPKGGGE; from the coding sequence ATGAACCGAGTGGGACTGGGCCTCGCCGTAGGGGCCGGATACGTTCTTGGACGTACGAAGAAACTGAAACTGGCTTTCGCCGTGGGCTCGGTGGTGGCCGGCAAGAAGATGCACCTGAGCCCGCGGGCCGTGGCCGACCTGGTCTCCCAGCAGCTGCTGAAGAACCCGCAGTTCAAGGAGATAGGCGACACGCTCCGCGAGGACCTGCGAGGGGTCGGCAAGGCGGCCTCCGGGGCCATGGTGGAGCGGCAGATCGACGCGATCGCCGACCGGCTGCACGGCCGTACCGCCCAGGTCCGCGACCAGCTCTCGGGCGTGGCGCCCGAGGTGCCGGGCCTCTCCGACGACGAGGACGACGAGCCCGAACGGGACGAGGAGTCCGAGGAGGAGGAGACTGGGACCGAGGCCGAGGCCGACGAGGAGCCCTCGGACGAGCACGACGATGAGGCCGAGGACGACGGCGAGCAGGACGAGGCCCCGGCCGCGGCGAAGAAGACCGCCGAGAAGGCCCCGGCCAAGAAGACGGCCGCCAAGAAGCAGCCCGGCCGCAAGCCGCCCGCGAAGAAGACGGCGCAGAGCCAGGGCCGCACGGCCGGCAAGAAGACCGCGGCCAAGAAGACCACGGCGAAGAAGGCGGCCGCCAAGAAGACGACCGCGGCCAGGGGAGCCGGCCGGAGCACCCGTTCCCGGCTGCCGAAGGGAGGCGGTGAGTGA
- a CDS encoding ATP-binding cassette domain-containing protein, with amino-acid sequence MGHLEAAHLEYYLPDGRALLGDVSFRVGEGAVVALVGPNGAGKTTLLRLVSGELKPHGGTVTVSGGLGVMRQFVGSVRDETTVRDLLVSVAPPGIREAARAVDEAEHLIMTVDDEAAQLKYAQALSDWAEVRGYEFETLWDMCTTAALGVPYDKAQFRQVRTLSGGEQKRLVLEALLRGTDEVLLLDEPDNYLDVPGKRWLEERLKETRKTVLFVSHDRELLSRAAEKIVSVEPSPAGADAWVHGGGFATYHEARRERFARFEELRRRWDEKHAQLKKLVLNLRQAASISHELSSRYQAAQTRLRKFEEAGPPPEPPRDQDITMRLKGGRTGVRAVTCTGLELTGLMKPFDLEVFYGERVAVLGSNGSGKSHFLRLLAGDDTVAHTGQWKLGARVVPGHFAQTHAHPELFGRTLLDILWKEHAQDRGPAMSRLRRYELTGQAEQSFDRLSGGQQARFQILLLELQGVTALLLDEPTDNLDLESAEALQEGLEAFEGTVLAVTHDRWFARSFDRFLVFGSDGRVRETPEPVWDERRVERAR; translated from the coding sequence ATGGGACATCTGGAAGCCGCGCATCTCGAGTACTACCTTCCCGACGGGAGGGCGCTGCTCGGCGATGTGTCGTTCCGGGTGGGCGAGGGGGCCGTGGTGGCCCTCGTCGGGCCGAACGGGGCGGGCAAGACCACCCTGCTGCGGCTCGTCTCCGGCGAGCTCAAACCGCACGGCGGGACGGTCACCGTGAGCGGCGGCCTGGGCGTGATGCGCCAGTTCGTGGGGTCCGTACGGGACGAGACGACCGTACGGGACCTGCTCGTGTCGGTCGCGCCGCCCGGCATCCGGGAGGCCGCGCGCGCCGTCGACGAGGCCGAGCACCTGATCATGACCGTCGACGACGAGGCCGCCCAGCTGAAGTACGCGCAGGCGCTGTCCGACTGGGCCGAGGTGCGCGGGTACGAGTTCGAGACGCTCTGGGACATGTGCACGACGGCCGCGCTCGGCGTGCCCTACGACAAGGCGCAGTTCCGGCAGGTGCGGACGCTGTCCGGCGGTGAGCAGAAGCGGCTCGTGCTGGAGGCGCTGCTGCGCGGCACGGACGAGGTGCTGCTGCTCGACGAGCCGGACAACTACCTCGACGTGCCCGGCAAGCGCTGGCTCGAGGAGCGGCTGAAAGAGACCCGCAAGACCGTCCTGTTCGTCTCCCACGACCGGGAACTGCTCTCGCGGGCCGCCGAGAAGATCGTCTCCGTGGAGCCCTCACCCGCCGGTGCCGACGCCTGGGTGCACGGCGGCGGGTTCGCCACCTATCACGAGGCGCGGCGCGAACGCTTCGCGCGCTTCGAGGAGTTGCGCCGGCGCTGGGACGAGAAGCACGCGCAGCTCAAGAAGCTGGTGCTGAACCTCCGCCAGGCGGCCAGCATCAGCCACGAGCTGTCCTCCCGCTACCAGGCGGCCCAGACCCGGCTGCGCAAGTTCGAGGAGGCCGGCCCGCCGCCCGAGCCGCCGCGCGACCAGGACATCACCATGCGGCTCAAGGGCGGCCGCACCGGCGTGCGGGCCGTCACCTGCACCGGACTCGAACTGACCGGCCTGATGAAGCCCTTCGACCTGGAGGTCTTCTACGGCGAACGGGTCGCCGTCCTCGGCTCCAACGGCTCCGGCAAGTCGCACTTCCTGCGGCTGCTGGCGGGGGACGACACCGTGGCGCACACGGGGCAGTGGAAGCTCGGGGCGCGGGTCGTGCCCGGCCACTTCGCGCAGACGCACGCCCACCCGGAGCTGTTCGGCCGCACCCTGCTGGACATCCTCTGGAAGGAGCACGCCCAGGACCGCGGCCCCGCGATGTCCCGGCTGCGCCGCTACGAACTGACCGGACAGGCCGAGCAGAGCTTCGACCGGCTCTCCGGCGGCCAGCAGGCCCGCTTCCAGATCCTCCTGCTGGAGCTCCAGGGCGTCACCGCGCTGCTTCTGGACGAGCCCACGGACAACCTGGACCTGGAGTCCGCCGAGGCCCTCCAGGAGGGCCTGGAGGCCTTCGAGGGGACGGTCCTCGCGGTCACCCACGACCGCTGGTTCGCGCGCTCCTTCGACCGCTTCCTGGTCTTCGGCTCGGACGGACGGGTGCGCGAGACGCCGGAACCTGTGTGGGACGAACGGCGCGTGGAAAGGGCCCGGTGA